One Balneola sp. DNA window includes the following coding sequences:
- the xth gene encoding exodeoxyribonuclease III: MTKISSYNVNGIRAAHRKGFIDWVEESNPDVICIQELRALEEQVPEEIKELGYHESYHIAEKKGYSGVAIYSKEKPIKVEQGLGVDWIDKEGRVIMAEFENYRVFSIYAPSGTTGDIRQDMKMDFLDNFIRFGKKVVEGEKPAVFCGDFNICHTEIDIHNPSKQHKTSGFLPEERKWVTEFLEVGYHDVFRQLHPEKEDLYSWWSYRAASKDRNKGWRIDYHLATSALAEKAKVAEIEKKWDISDHAPVSITYEV, from the coding sequence TTGACAAAGATCAGCTCGTACAACGTAAATGGAATAAGGGCGGCACATCGAAAAGGTTTTATAGACTGGGTTGAAGAGAGTAATCCCGATGTTATTTGTATTCAGGAGCTTCGCGCGCTTGAAGAGCAGGTTCCAGAAGAGATTAAAGAACTCGGCTATCACGAATCCTACCACATCGCTGAGAAAAAGGGGTATTCAGGAGTAGCAATTTACTCAAAAGAAAAGCCTATTAAAGTTGAGCAAGGTCTCGGAGTAGATTGGATAGACAAAGAAGGCCGTGTGATTATGGCTGAATTTGAAAACTACCGGGTATTCAGTATTTATGCCCCCAGTGGAACAACAGGTGACATTCGCCAGGATATGAAAATGGATTTCTTGGATAACTTCATCCGCTTTGGAAAAAAGGTTGTTGAAGGAGAAAAGCCCGCAGTTTTTTGTGGAGACTTTAATATTTGCCACACTGAAATTGATATTCATAATCCCAGCAAGCAGCATAAAACGTCTGGCTTTTTACCGGAGGAAAGGAAGTGGGTGACGGAATTTCTGGAAGTTGGCTACCATGATGTATTTCGTCAACTTCACCCCGAGAAAGAAGACTTATATAGCTGGTGGAGTTATCGGGCGGCCTCAAAAGATCGAAATAAAGGGTGGAGAATTGATTATCATTTGGCAACCAGTGCCTTAGCCGAAAAAGCAAAAGTGGCTGAAATAGAAAAAAAGTGGGATATTTCAGATCATGCTCCGGTTAGCATCACTTATGAAGTGTGA
- the gyrB gene encoding DNA topoisomerase (ATP-hydrolyzing) subunit B, with the protein MAKKQGSDYKASNIQVLEGLEAVRKRPAMYIGDTGQRGLHHLINEVVDNSIDEALAGYCDHIIVTINEDGSMTIEDNGRGIPVDTHEKLGIPAVEVVLTKLHAGGKFDKDTYKVSGGLHGVGVSCVNALSSHFRAEIHRDGEIHVMEFAHGGTTVPLSVKGKTKETGTKISFTPDETIFTQTVEFKFNIIAERMRELAFLNPEITIELVDEREEDEELKSETYHYEGGVKDFVDFLDEHRESMLDKPIHITGELDEVPVEIAISYNNSYSENVHSYVNNINTREGGTHVSGFRRALTRSLKSYAEKNNLIKSNSKISVSGEDFREGMTAVLSVKVQEPQFEGQTKTKLGNSEVQSAAEIVVYDQLNEYLEQNPKAAKKVIQKVVLAAEAREAARKARQLVQRKSVMSGGGLPGKLADCSIKDPEHSEIYLVEGDSAGGSAKMGRNRSFQAILPLRGKILNVEKAKINRILENKEIQAMITAFGTGVGHGEEDFELEKLRYHKIILMTDADVDGSHIRTLLLTFFYRYMRPLIENGFIYIATPPLYRITTSKDLEYAWDDATRDKLVKELKKTRKKFDVSRYKGLGEMNPEQLWETTMDPETRTLQQVTIESAAGADKLFSTLMGGDVEPRREFIERNAKYATIDI; encoded by the coding sequence ATGGCAAAAAAACAAGGTTCTGACTACAAGGCGTCAAACATACAGGTTTTGGAGGGTCTTGAAGCAGTACGGAAGCGCCCTGCAATGTATATCGGGGATACGGGTCAGCGCGGCCTTCACCACTTAATAAACGAGGTGGTCGACAACTCCATTGATGAAGCTCTTGCAGGCTATTGCGATCATATCATTGTAACTATTAATGAAGACGGCTCCATGACCATTGAAGATAATGGTCGCGGTATTCCGGTTGATACTCACGAGAAGCTGGGTATTCCCGCTGTTGAAGTTGTGCTTACCAAGCTACACGCTGGTGGTAAGTTTGATAAAGATACTTATAAAGTTTCCGGTGGACTTCACGGAGTGGGCGTTAGTTGTGTAAACGCTCTTTCAAGCCACTTTAGAGCTGAAATTCACCGTGATGGTGAAATCCATGTTATGGAGTTTGCGCACGGAGGCACTACAGTACCTCTATCTGTTAAAGGAAAAACAAAAGAGACCGGTACTAAAATCTCTTTCACTCCTGACGAAACTATTTTCACGCAGACTGTTGAATTTAAGTTCAACATTATTGCTGAGCGCATGAGAGAGCTGGCTTTTCTTAATCCTGAAATTACCATTGAACTTGTTGATGAGCGGGAAGAGGACGAAGAGCTCAAAAGCGAAACTTACCATTATGAAGGTGGAGTAAAAGACTTTGTTGATTTCCTTGATGAGCATCGCGAATCCATGCTCGACAAGCCAATCCATATAACCGGAGAGCTTGATGAAGTGCCCGTTGAAATTGCTATTTCTTACAACAACTCTTACTCAGAAAATGTACACTCTTATGTGAACAACATTAATACACGCGAGGGTGGAACACATGTTTCCGGTTTTCGCCGTGCATTAACTCGATCACTTAAATCGTATGCAGAGAAGAATAACCTGATTAAATCTAACAGTAAGATTTCTGTTTCAGGTGAGGATTTTCGTGAAGGAATGACGGCTGTATTGAGTGTTAAGGTTCAGGAACCTCAGTTTGAAGGTCAGACCAAAACCAAACTTGGGAACTCCGAAGTTCAAAGTGCGGCAGAGATTGTTGTTTATGATCAATTGAATGAATACCTGGAGCAAAATCCGAAGGCTGCTAAAAAAGTCATTCAAAAAGTAGTGCTTGCAGCCGAAGCTCGTGAAGCAGCTAGAAAAGCTCGTCAACTCGTTCAGCGTAAAAGTGTTATGAGCGGCGGCGGACTTCCTGGAAAACTGGCTGATTGCTCAATCAAAGATCCGGAACATTCTGAAATTTACCTGGTTGAGGGTGACTCTGCCGGTGGTTCTGCTAAGATGGGTCGTAATCGAAGCTTTCAAGCTATTCTTCCTCTGAGGGGTAAAATCTTAAACGTTGAGAAAGCCAAGATTAACCGCATTCTTGAGAACAAAGAAATCCAGGCTATGATTACTGCCTTTGGAACGGGAGTTGGCCATGGTGAAGAAGATTTCGAATTAGAGAAACTTCGTTATCATAAAATTATATTAATGACGGATGCTGATGTTGATGGTTCACACATTCGAACCTTACTTCTGACATTTTTCTACAGATATATGCGTCCGCTCATCGAGAATGGATTTATATACATTGCTACTCCTCCATTATATAGAATAACCACAAGCAAGGATCTTGAATACGCCTGGGATGATGCCACTCGCGATAAGCTTGTAAAAGAACTCAAGAAAACGCGTAAGAAATTCGACGTTTCCCGATATAAAGGACTGGGTGAAATGAACCCTGAACAACTTTGGGAAACTACGATGGATCCTGAAACGCGCACCCTTCAGCAAGTAACGATTGAAAGTGCCGCCGGAGCTGATAAACTTTTTTCCACCTTAATGGGTGGTGATGTAGAACCTCGCCGGGAATTCATTGAGCGTAATGCTAAGTACGCCACTATCGATATTTGA
- a CDS encoding glutamyl-tRNA amidotransferase: MTIKEQIISDIKEAMKAKAKDRLQVLRSLKAKLMEKEISERKDGEAELNDEQAVEVLMKAAKQRKESIDQFEEGGREDLAEKEKEELKIIEEYLPEMMDEDDVRKIVQDKIKALGASGIQDMGKVMGPLMGQLKGKADGSMVSRVVKEELGG; this comes from the coding sequence ATGACAATAAAAGAACAAATTATTTCGGACATCAAGGAAGCTATGAAGGCTAAGGCTAAAGACCGCCTTCAGGTGCTGAGATCTTTAAAAGCAAAACTGATGGAAAAGGAAATCAGTGAGCGAAAGGATGGAGAGGCAGAGCTTAATGATGAGCAGGCTGTAGAAGTGCTAATGAAAGCAGCCAAACAAAGAAAAGAATCCATTGATCAGTTTGAAGAAGGTGGTCGTGAAGATTTAGCCGAGAAAGAAAAAGAGGAGCTTAAGATTATTGAAGAGTACCTTCCTGAAATGATGGACGAGGATGACGTTCGAAAAATCGTTCAGGATAAAATAAAAGCTCTTGGCGCTTCCGGTATCCAGGATATGGGGAAAGTAATGGGCCCACTTATGGGGCAGCTGAAAGGAAAAGCCGATGGTTCTATGGTGAGCCGGGTTGTAAAAGAGGAGCTCGGGGGATAA
- the rpmG gene encoding 50S ribosomal protein L33, giving the protein MAKGSRVQVILECTEKPGSSRYVTTKNRRTTTDRLELKKYNPVLRKHTVHKEIK; this is encoded by the coding sequence ATGGCAAAAGGAAGCAGAGTTCAGGTAATCTTAGAATGCACCGAAAAACCCGGTTCATCTCGTTACGTTACTACTAAAAACCGAAGAACAACTACCGATAGACTTGAACTGAAAAAATACAATCCGGTTCTTCGTAAACATACTGTTCACAAAGAAATTAAATAA
- the rpmB gene encoding 50S ribosomal protein L28 yields the protein MSRKDDITGKGALNGYRSSKSNNKTKHRFELNLQKRRFYVPEEDKWVTLKVSAKTVRTINKKGISAVLKDARKKGTLIKDV from the coding sequence ATGTCGCGAAAAGACGATATTACTGGAAAAGGAGCTTTGAACGGATACCGTTCTTCTAAGTCGAATAATAAAACGAAACATCGCTTTGAATTGAATTTACAAAAGCGTCGTTTTTACGTACCCGAAGAAGACAAATGGGTAACACTCAAAGTTTCTGCGAAAACTGTAAGAACAATTAACAAGAAGGGAATTTCTGCAGTATTGAAAGACGCGCGGAAAAAAGGAACTCTTATAAAAGACGTATAG
- a CDS encoding transcriptional regulator, translating into MNSSERRLKLMLLLQQPGKRLTVDELAERFDVSRRTIFRDFNALQEINVPVTWDRYSGYGLIEGYKVPPLMFTSKELATIMVGLNFVKSQVDQGLVEDAKGVEVKIKNVLPDELKTFMTSLEGRTIVDPFLKFGGKKKKGGSWYLISSAIAQQKRMQFEYTTKSGEKGIRKIDPYILVFYQDHWNVIGKSHLRGEIRNFILEEVNDVQILEEKYELKKELDVEGLIFRSDESSQSIILQVNEGALRRLEANLPAKIIKKKDGNSKIIKIEFEFDNLDYINEWLLQFGNKVKIEKPEALVEKRKALLEKMLED; encoded by the coding sequence ATGAATAGCTCAGAAAGAAGACTCAAGTTAATGCTTTTACTTCAACAGCCCGGGAAGCGATTAACAGTAGACGAGCTGGCTGAGCGTTTTGATGTAAGCAGGCGAACTATATTCCGAGATTTCAATGCTTTACAAGAAATTAATGTGCCGGTAACCTGGGACCGCTATTCGGGGTATGGTTTAATTGAGGGTTATAAGGTTCCCCCGTTAATGTTTACATCTAAAGAGCTTGCAACCATAATGGTAGGGCTGAATTTTGTGAAGTCTCAAGTTGATCAGGGACTAGTAGAAGACGCAAAAGGAGTTGAGGTCAAAATAAAGAACGTTCTTCCGGATGAACTAAAAACTTTTATGACTTCCCTGGAGGGGCGCACTATTGTAGATCCATTTCTAAAATTTGGAGGCAAGAAAAAGAAAGGGGGAAGTTGGTATTTAATTAGCAGCGCTATAGCTCAGCAAAAAAGAATGCAATTTGAATACACAACAAAGTCAGGAGAAAAAGGGATAAGAAAAATTGACCCGTATATTTTAGTGTTTTACCAGGATCACTGGAATGTCATTGGAAAATCCCACTTGAGAGGAGAAATACGGAATTTTATTCTCGAAGAAGTAAACGATGTGCAAATTTTGGAAGAAAAATACGAGCTAAAGAAAGAATTAGACGTAGAGGGGTTAATTTTTCGTTCTGACGAGAGCTCTCAATCTATAATACTACAAGTCAATGAGGGCGCGTTGAGGCGGTTAGAAGCGAATCTGCCGGCTAAAATAATTAAGAAAAAAGACGGAAATTCTAAAATTATTAAGATAGAGTTTGAATTTGATAATTTGGACTATATCAATGAATGGCTTCTTCAGTTTGGAAATAAAGTGAAAATTGAAAAACCTGAAGCACTGGTTGAAAAAAGAAAAGCTCTTCTGGAAAAAATGTTAGAAGATTAG
- a CDS encoding tyrosine--tRNA ligase encodes MSFLPVEEQLEIIRRGTTEIVPEEELVEKLKKSRKENKPLKIKLGVDPTRPDLHLGHSVILRKMRQFQDLGHEVILIIGGFTAMIGDPTGQNKTRPPLTLEEVKENAKTYIEQANSILDESKLTLTNNNDWLGEMDFMDVIKLSSKLTVARMIERDDFSKRFEGNEPISLHEFLYPLAQGQDSVYLKSDVELGGTDQKFNLLVGRQLQKEDGQEPQVCLMMPLLVGTDGSAKMSKSYDNYIGINEAPNDMYGKSLSIPDDLIYTYFELVTDVDTAELPAIKEKIKTDPRNAKHDLAFTIVRMYHGEEAAKGAKNHFEQTVINKEVPDDAPEFYFETGEEIRLLDIVAETGFSPSNGETKRMIKQGGVSIDDKKVTDKNHSITFSDGDEFSLKVGKRNFGILKAK; translated from the coding sequence ATGTCATTTTTACCTGTAGAGGAACAACTTGAAATTATTCGTCGAGGAACCACAGAGATTGTTCCGGAAGAAGAACTTGTTGAGAAGCTTAAGAAATCAAGAAAAGAGAATAAGCCGCTTAAGATAAAGCTTGGGGTTGATCCGACTCGTCCAGATCTCCATTTAGGTCATTCCGTTATCCTGAGGAAGATGAGACAATTTCAGGATTTAGGGCATGAAGTTATTTTGATTATTGGTGGTTTTACGGCGATGATTGGCGACCCAACCGGCCAAAATAAAACGCGTCCACCATTGACGCTGGAAGAAGTAAAAGAGAATGCCAAAACCTACATTGAACAGGCTAATAGCATTCTGGATGAAAGTAAACTCACATTGACCAACAACAACGATTGGTTGGGCGAAATGGATTTCATGGACGTGATTAAGCTGTCATCTAAACTGACGGTTGCCCGAATGATTGAGCGGGATGATTTTTCAAAACGCTTTGAAGGCAATGAGCCGATTTCTTTGCACGAATTTTTATATCCACTGGCTCAGGGACAAGATTCCGTTTACCTGAAATCAGATGTAGAGCTTGGCGGAACCGACCAGAAGTTTAACCTTTTGGTAGGCCGTCAGCTTCAAAAAGAAGATGGACAAGAGCCTCAGGTTTGTTTGATGATGCCACTGTTGGTGGGAACCGACGGTTCGGCAAAAATGTCCAAATCATACGATAATTACATCGGGATTAACGAAGCGCCAAATGATATGTATGGCAAATCCCTGTCCATTCCGGATGACTTGATTTACACCTATTTTGAGTTAGTTACAGATGTGGATACTGCAGAACTTCCGGCTATTAAAGAAAAGATTAAAACCGATCCAAGAAATGCCAAACATGATTTAGCGTTCACTATTGTCCGTATGTATCACGGTGAGGAAGCTGCTAAAGGAGCAAAGAACCACTTCGAGCAAACGGTCATCAACAAGGAAGTGCCGGACGACGCACCGGAATTCTATTTTGAAACCGGAGAAGAAATTCGCCTGCTCGATATTGTTGCTGAAACCGGCTTTTCTCCAAGTAACGGAGAAACTAAGCGCATGATTAAACAGGGTGGTGTTAGTATTGACGACAAGAAAGTCACGGACAAAAATCACTCTATTACCTTTTCTGACGGGGATGAATTTTCCCTGAAAGTTGGAAAGAGAAATTTCGGAATTCTTAAAGCCAAGTAA
- a CDS encoding DUF4295 domain-containing protein, translating to MAKKQSFGQEALQAKAAHRKMAKVIISTKNDKGKYAYKEVMMDQENVNEYIKENRS from the coding sequence ATGGCTAAGAAGCAATCATTTGGACAAGAAGCACTACAAGCGAAAGCGGCTCACCGCAAAATGGCAAAGGTTATCATTTCTACCAAGAATGATAAAGGAAAGTATGCCTACAAAGAGGTGATGATGGATCAGGAAAATGTTAATGAATACATCAAAGAAAATAGATCCTGA
- a CDS encoding DNA gyrase subunit A: protein MAREKIIPITIEDEMQSSYIDYSMSVIVSRALPDVRDGLKPVHRRALYGMNDLGMYHNRNYKKSARIVGEVLGKYHPHGDTAVYDSIVRMVQDFSLRYPLVDGQGNFGSIDGDSAAAMRYTEVRMDRLSEELLSDINKETVDYQPNFDDTLEEPTVLPSMLPNLLLNGASGIAVGMATNMAPHNMTEVIDGVTAYIDNPDIEIKALMEHITAPDFPTAGIIYGYEGVKNAYETGRGKVTLRARANTEELRGNREQIVITEIPYQVNKSTLIQKIASLVNDEKITEISEVRDESDREGIRVVIILKRSANAGVVLNQLYKYTQMQTTFGIINLALVKGRPKVMDLKELIYHFVEHRVDIIIRRTMYDLDQAEARAHILEGLKIALDNLDEVIKTIRASNNPSEANIELRKKFALTDIQAKAILDMRLQKLTGLEREKIDGEYREIIDKISDYREILSNRDKQTSIIKEELADLKKRYGDGRRTQVVHSADDFNIEDMIANEDVVVTISNKGFIKRMPVSGYRRQRRGGKGMKGTTTRDEEYVEHLFVATTHNYILFFTEKGMCYWLKVYEIPEGGRLARGRAIVNLIELDKDDAIKAFVPVKTLEDEEYINEHSIIMATKDGQVKKTTLEAYSRPRRDGIIAINIKEGDSLLAAELTDGESNIILANKNGRAIRFHESDVRDMGRNTSGVKGMTLGKKDEIVDMVVIKNTHEATVLAMSENGYGKRSLVDDYREQSRGGKGVITLKITPKTGDLIALKEVTDHDDLMIITEKGKVIRMSCGGIRTMGRNTQGVRIMRLDSDGAIAAVTRVVNEEEGDDDEGGEGDED from the coding sequence ATGGCCAGAGAAAAAATTATACCTATTACTATAGAAGACGAAATGCAGTCTTCCTACATCGATTATTCGATGTCGGTTATTGTATCCAGGGCTCTTCCTGATGTTAGAGATGGCTTAAAGCCTGTTCACCGACGTGCACTTTACGGAATGAACGACCTGGGGATGTATCATAATCGTAACTACAAGAAAAGTGCCCGTATTGTTGGTGAGGTTCTTGGTAAGTACCACCCTCACGGTGATACTGCTGTTTATGATTCCATTGTTCGAATGGTTCAGGATTTTTCGCTTCGCTACCCACTCGTTGACGGTCAGGGAAACTTTGGCTCCATTGACGGTGATAGCGCGGCTGCTATGCGTTATACTGAAGTCCGCATGGATCGCCTTTCAGAAGAACTTCTTTCTGACATCAACAAAGAAACGGTTGACTACCAGCCTAACTTTGATGATACCCTTGAAGAGCCAACCGTTCTTCCAAGTATGTTGCCGAATCTCCTGCTAAATGGAGCTTCCGGTATCGCTGTTGGTATGGCGACTAATATGGCTCCACATAATATGACGGAAGTCATTGACGGAGTTACCGCCTATATCGACAATCCGGATATCGAAATTAAGGCACTAATGGAACACATTACGGCTCCTGATTTCCCTACTGCTGGTATTATTTATGGATATGAAGGTGTTAAAAACGCTTATGAAACGGGTCGTGGTAAAGTAACGCTCCGTGCACGTGCCAATACTGAAGAGCTTCGTGGTAATCGTGAGCAAATCGTTATTACTGAGATTCCTTATCAGGTTAATAAAAGCACGCTTATTCAGAAAATTGCCTCTCTTGTAAATGATGAGAAGATTACTGAAATCTCAGAGGTTCGTGATGAGTCTGACAGAGAAGGAATTCGCGTTGTCATTATTTTGAAGCGATCTGCAAATGCAGGCGTTGTACTTAATCAATTATATAAGTACACCCAGATGCAGACTACTTTTGGTATTATCAACCTCGCCCTTGTAAAAGGCAGGCCAAAAGTAATGGATCTCAAAGAGCTGATTTATCACTTTGTAGAGCACAGAGTTGATATTATCATCCGACGTACCATGTATGACCTGGATCAAGCGGAAGCTCGGGCGCATATTCTTGAAGGTCTTAAAATTGCTCTTGATAACCTGGATGAAGTTATTAAAACCATTCGGGCATCTAATAATCCTTCAGAAGCTAACATTGAACTTCGTAAGAAGTTTGCCCTTACAGATATTCAGGCTAAGGCAATCCTGGACATGCGCTTACAAAAGCTTACCGGCTTAGAGCGTGAAAAGATTGATGGTGAATACAGAGAGATTATTGACAAAATTTCTGATTATCGCGAAATCTTATCTAACCGTGACAAGCAAACATCTATTATTAAGGAAGAGCTTGCAGATCTAAAAAAACGATATGGCGATGGGCGAAGAACTCAGGTAGTTCACTCTGCTGACGACTTCAACATCGAAGACATGATCGCGAATGAAGATGTCGTTGTGACTATTTCCAACAAAGGGTTTATAAAACGCATGCCCGTAAGTGGATATCGCCGACAGCGCCGTGGTGGAAAAGGAATGAAAGGCACCACAACCCGCGATGAGGAATATGTAGAACATTTATTCGTAGCCACAACCCACAACTATATTCTATTCTTTACAGAGAAAGGAATGTGTTACTGGTTGAAGGTTTATGAAATACCAGAAGGAGGTCGACTCGCAAGAGGTCGTGCTATTGTCAACCTTATCGAATTAGATAAGGATGATGCCATTAAAGCCTTTGTTCCGGTCAAAACCCTTGAAGATGAAGAGTACATTAACGAACACTCTATCATCATGGCCACAAAAGATGGGCAGGTTAAGAAAACTACCCTCGAGGCTTATAGTCGCCCAAGAAGGGATGGAATCATTGCTATCAACATTAAGGAAGGCGACAGCTTATTAGCTGCTGAGCTAACTGATGGTGAAAGTAATATCATTCTTGCCAACAAAAATGGTAGAGCTATACGATTCCACGAAAGTGACGTTCGAGATATGGGCCGAAACACTTCCGGTGTAAAAGGTATGACACTCGGCAAGAAAGATGAAATTGTGGACATGGTTGTCATTAAGAACACTCATGAAGCAACTGTTCTTGCAATGTCAGAAAACGGTTATGGTAAACGCTCTCTTGTAGATGATTACAGAGAACAATCAAGGGGCGGTAAAGGCGTTATTACATTGAAGATAACTCCTAAGACCGGTGACCTGATTGCCCTTAAAGAAGTTACCGATCATGATGATTTAATGATCATCACTGAGAAAGGGAAGGTAATTAGAATGAGTTGTGGAGGTATTCGAACAATGGGTCGAAATACTCAAGGTGTTCGAATCATGCGCCTCGACTCTGATGGTGCTATTGCAGCCGTAACAAGAGTTGTCAATGAAGAAGAAGGTGATGACGACGAAGGAGGAGAAGGCGATGAAGATTAA